In the Paenibacillus sp. FSL R7-0337 genome, CTGGTGCTCGATGAGGCGACTAGTGCGCTCGACACCGAGAACGAGCAACGGATTCAAGAGGCGCTGGAGCGGATTAAGGCATCGGTGACCGTCATCGTCATTGCCCACCGCCTGTCCACGATCCGCGATGCCGATCAGATTCTGGTCATCGACCAGGGCCGGGTCATTCAGCAGGGAGTCTATAGCGGTCTGGCTTCGGAGAAGGGCGGCATGTTCAGCCGATTGTTGAAAGGGCAGGAAGAAGCGGGATAAGGGTATACCTTAAACGCGATTATAGGCGAAAAACCGAACACATTCGGTGCTGCGTGGGTGTGTGGCCCGAATGTAATCGAAAAACCGATTACATTGGATGGGCGCAGAGGTTGTAGCCCGAATGTAATCGAAAAACCGATTACATTGGCTGACCGCCACCCGGCTCCGAAACCGTAAAAAGGCAAGTGCTGCTAATCTAACGCAGCACTTGCCTTTTTGGTATGGCTGTCCCTGCCTAATTCTCCTTCTCCGCATCCGTAATCTTCCGCCAGCTCCACAGCAAAGGCCGCAGCGGAAAATACAAGAAATGCAGCATTCTCGGCAGCGGCAGCATCTTGGCATCCGCAGCATAAGGGTACAGGAAGCTGGCGGAGCGGAGCATCCGGCTTCGGGTGGATAGAATGCTTGGCAGATACCGCTTGAAGTGCTGCTCCACCTCCGGCTCCAGTGGAGGGGTATTCAAATTCACAATCCGAGGGAGATAGAACAGAATATCCTGCGCCAGCCTGTGGGCTTTGGGGCTGTCCATCAGAGGGGCGAGGCTGGAATCGACTGGCGTCTCCAGCAGCTCTCTGGCCAGAATCAGCGTCTGTCCTCCTATGGCGTTGTGATCATAGTGCTGTAGTAAGCGGACCAGCTTGGCGGAGTCGGGCGGCTGCTGTCCCATTAGCAGCATCTTGATGTCCTGCAGCCATCTTAGCCGGGACCAGGCATGTCTGGCACCGTGTACAGCCAGGAACATGAACAGATCCTCCGGCCCCAGATAGCGGACATTCTGGCCGAAGGCGCTGCTGGTCCGCGAGTGACGCCAGAGCTCGTCGAACGCAGGCTCTTTGGCAGGCCCTGGCCCTAACCGCCAGTGCAGCTCCAGATTAACATTGCTGAGCGGATGCACGAACGTCGAATGATGCTCCCGCCATTTCCAGTCGCCAAGCAGGCTCTCGAACTTGTCTTCCTTCTCATAGCCCAGCCGGATCAGCAAGGTTTCGGCATCCTCCAGCTGTTCAATCGGCACCAGGAAGTCAAGATCCCGGGAGGTGCGCTGCGACAGGTCTCCGTACAGCTCCTGCCCAAGCACCGGCCCTTTGAGGAACAGACAGCGGATATTCAGCTCGGCCAGCTGACCTGCGATAGTGCTCATTTCACCGCTAAGCTGGAGCATCTGCACCGTATTCCTGCGGTATTGCCATTTTAGCTGCTCCAGAACGTCAGAAGGGACCGCCTTCTCCTCCATCTTGCTCAGCCTGGAATAGAGGTAGGGATACACCCTGTGCTGACGGTTCAGCTCCACGAATAAGTCCCAGTTCACCTCTGTGAACAACTGCGGATGCTTCCGCGCCGTCTCATCTGGATTTCCGGAATTCAGTAGTGCAAGAATAAGGCGTACTTCCTTGGTTAAGCTTGCCTGATTAAGGATCTTCCGGTCAGTCATAGAGACGCTCCTCACCTGAGTTGTGAACAGATCCGCACCGGATTTGTTCTATTAAAAGAACGATATTAGTGAGCGTACCATCGCTAACCGAAATTTGTCAATTTTTCGCCGGGTGCGTCTCGGAGCTTATCATTCCTGCCAGCAGAGAATAGTCTTGACTCAATAGTGACGGCTGCCCTTATAATGCAGATTAAGAGAGAAAAGAATCGACGGGAGAGTTGCTGAGGAATGGTACTGCTCGGAGCAATCGTGAATGGAATAGCAATTATTGCCGGAACTCTGCTGGGCAAGCTGCTGGAGCGGATACCGGAGAGTATGAAGAACACTGTGATGCAAGCGATTGGACTGGCGCTTATGCTGCTGGGGGTGCAGATGGGCCTGAAAAGCGGGAATTTCCTCATCGTCATTCTAAGTCTGGTGATCGGCGCAGTGGCCGGGGAGTGGATCAACATTGAAGGCAAATTCACCCGTGCGGGCGATTGGCTGGAGCGCAGAGTAGGTGCAGGCGGACAGGGGAGTATCTCGCTGGGCTTTGTCACGGCAAGCCTGGTGTTTGTTGTAGGAGCCATGGCTATTCTAGGCGCGCTGGACAGCGGTATCAAAGGCAATCATGAAATCCTCTACGCCAAATCCATCATGGACGGCTTCATTGCCATAATTCTGACTTCAACGCTGGGCATCGGAGTGATGTTCTCGGCTATTCCTGTTGTTATGTATCAAGGTGCCATCGCTTTACTGGCTACGCAGATCACCCGGTTTGTGCCTTATGCGCTGCTGAACGACTGCATAGCAGAGATGACCGCTACAGGCGGGGTAATGATTATCGGAATCGGTCTGAACCTGCTCGGGATCACTAAGATCAAGGTAGCCAACCTGCTGCCCGGTATCCTGATGGCTGTGCTGCTGGTCGTGCTGGTACATAACTTTTAACTGAATTATCGTTTATCAATTATCGTAATAGCAATAACCCCCCGCGTCTTCCCGCTTGCGCTGAGCGCATGTGCAGTGCGCAGCCCTTCTTCACTCAGCGGAAAAACACCGCCGATCAGCGGCTGCAGCTTCCGCCCGGCCGTCAGCCGGGCCAGCTCGCTCAACTGGTAGGGATCGGCAGCGGGAGTCAGATAAGCTGCTGTAACTCCTTGCTGTGCTGCCAAGGCCGGATCAGGCTGTTCTGCAGTGGAGATCAGCCTTCCGCCCGGAGCCAGTACCGCGAAGCTTCTGCTTAGCACCCTGCCTCCTGCGGTATCGATCACCACATCGATGCTCTGTCCCAGAATCGCGGCACAATCCTGCTCGCTGCTGTTAATCGCCTGATCGGCCCCGAGGCCCCAGGCAACATCCAGCTCCTCATCGCCGCTGACGGTAGTAATCACCGTAGCACCCCTGAGCTTGGCCAGCTGTACTGCGAAGCTGCCGGTTCCGCCTGTACCGTTCTGCACCAGCACGCGGTCCCGGCTTGCGACCTTGGCGGCAGCCAACGCCTGCCAGGCGGCAAGCCCGGCAGCGGGTAACACCCCGGCTGCTGCGAAGGATACCCCCGGGGGCTTAAGCGCAAGCTCATGCTCCTTGGCCAACGTATATTCCGCGTAACCTCCGCTCTCACTAGCGGGCTTCAGGCCGAATACCTCGTCGCCAGGCTTGAAGCGGCTCACCCCTGCGCCGGTGTCTGCAATGATTCCGGCTACAACAACGCCTGGAATGAATGGACAGGCAGCAGGGGGTTCCCCGCTGGCAATCCGTGCTTCATCCAGTATGCTGCAATCTGCCGGATTAACAGAGGTCGCATACATCTCAATTAGCACCTCATGCTCACCTGGAGCAGGCTGACGGAGGTCAATTTCTGTTAGATTCCCATGCGGGCCGGGCATATGTATAGCAATGGCTTTCATCTATGGTGGGTCTCCTTTATCTACTGGTGGATGATTTGGTACATACTATACGCATACGGCTACCGTTAGTCAAAATCCGTCCTCCAAGTCTTTTTCCATGAATGTTTGGACAAAAGATTGAAATCAAGCAGCGCAGTACGGTAGAATTGCACTAAGTAAGATGATTACGTTCTATATATCAGATTTAACCAAGAAGGGGATTGTAACGCTTGAATAATGAAGAAGTAATCCAAGAGCTGCCAGAGAACTATGACGAACTGAAGAAAGCCGCCGGCCGTTCCGCAGACTGGAGAGCGCGTCTTGAAGCGGTAGAAGAGCTGGGCCGCTACAACCACAAACAAATTATCGATATCCTTAATCGCCTGATGATCAGCGATCCTGTATATACCGTGCAAGAAGCCGCATATAACAAGCTGGTGGCTTTCGGCGAAGAGGTCAAGGTTCCATCGAAGAACAAAGCCGAACTGTTCAAAGGGTTGTCCAAGATTATTCTGCGGATTAAGAAGAGCCTGCCCAAGGACCATACCTACGAAGAGTTCAAAGAGAAGCTGAAGAAGATGCGGGTTGATATCTACGATGCCTATGAAGGCGAGAAGGGCGCGGATTTCGATCAGTGGCTGGAGAAGATGTGGGCTTCGGCTGCCAAGTAACCAATCTCAAATAACATAGCGAATTAGCAAGACAGCACCAAGCGGAGAGATAGGGGCGTTCCTTATTGCTCCGCTATATTTTTGTGAGAAAGGATGATTACATGCTTACCGGTACATTTCAGGAATTCCTTAAGCTGTCCACGC is a window encoding:
- a CDS encoding nucleotidyltransferase family protein; its protein translation is MTDRKILNQASLTKEVRLILALLNSGNPDETARKHPQLFTEVNWDLFVELNRQHRVYPYLYSRLSKMEEKAVPSDVLEQLKWQYRRNTVQMLQLSGEMSTIAGQLAELNIRCLFLKGPVLGQELYGDLSQRTSRDLDFLVPIEQLEDAETLLIRLGYEKEDKFESLLGDWKWREHHSTFVHPLSNVNLELHWRLGPGPAKEPAFDELWRHSRTSSAFGQNVRYLGPEDLFMFLAVHGARHAWSRLRWLQDIKMLLMGQQPPDSAKLVRLLQHYDHNAIGGQTLILARELLETPVDSSLAPLMDSPKAHRLAQDILFYLPRIVNLNTPPLEPEVEQHFKRYLPSILSTRSRMLRSASFLYPYAADAKMLPLPRMLHFLYFPLRPLLWSWRKITDAEKEN
- a CDS encoding NADP-dependent oxidoreductase; amino-acid sequence: MKAIAIHMPGPHGNLTEIDLRQPAPGEHEVLIEMYATSVNPADCSILDEARIASGEPPAACPFIPGVVVAGIIADTGAGVSRFKPGDEVFGLKPASESGGYAEYTLAKEHELALKPPGVSFAAAGVLPAAGLAAWQALAAAKVASRDRVLVQNGTGGTGSFAVQLAKLRGATVITTVSGDEELDVAWGLGADQAINSSEQDCAAILGQSIDVVIDTAGGRVLSRSFAVLAPGGRLISTAEQPDPALAAQQGVTAAYLTPAADPYQLSELARLTAGRKLQPLIGGVFPLSEEGLRTAHALSASGKTRGVIAITIIDKR
- a CDS encoding HEAT repeat domain-containing protein, which translates into the protein MNNEEVIQELPENYDELKKAAGRSADWRARLEAVEELGRYNHKQIIDILNRLMISDPVYTVQEAAYNKLVAFGEEVKVPSKNKAELFKGLSKIILRIKKSLPKDHTYEEFKEKLKKMRVDIYDAYEGEKGADFDQWLEKMWASAAK
- a CDS encoding DUF554 domain-containing protein; this translates as MVLLGAIVNGIAIIAGTLLGKLLERIPESMKNTVMQAIGLALMLLGVQMGLKSGNFLIVILSLVIGAVAGEWINIEGKFTRAGDWLERRVGAGGQGSISLGFVTASLVFVVGAMAILGALDSGIKGNHEILYAKSIMDGFIAIILTSTLGIGVMFSAIPVVMYQGAIALLATQITRFVPYALLNDCIAEMTATGGVMIIGIGLNLLGITKIKVANLLPGILMAVLLVVLVHNF